One Synergistaceae bacterium genomic window carries:
- a CDS encoding ribonuclease J, translating to MATKPRYRRNASIAAKAGGARLKFIPLGGLGEIGKNMYALEYGDDIVVIDCGLMFPDQELPGIDFIVPDISYLEANREKILGIFLTHGHEDHTGGLPFVLQRLDIPIYGTRLTLGLVGNKLREDLPFLEPRMEEIKAGDVMEIGPFNIRFIAVSHSIPDCVALSIETPLGRVIHTGDFKLDSTPIDGRITDYGAFAEEGDKGVLLLLSDSTNAERKGFTPSERLIGGTLDHLYRNYRTRRLIISSFASNVHRIQQVVDGAARFNRKIAFLGRSMVRNVELAKNLGYLRIEEKMILPVEDIGKVPENQLVVMTTGSQGEPFSGLVMMSRGEHKQISLGERDAVFFLASIIPGNEKLVNNTINRLFSIGCEVVYEADKMTHVSGHASAEELKIVLNLVRPQYFAPIHGEYRHLVRHSQLAQDVGIPSRNIFIMTNGDVLSFQKGARPSTKDRVQAGAVVIDGNAVGEIKGRVMKERRELAEDGIIAVSLAIGRNGNLLAPIVVESRGCFVQDEESDILDEIQAVSERVLKEFTGSHKIDVESLSKGIKNRVRDVLRRRNASYAVIMPMISVVGEERNAGNWLEKEFF from the coding sequence ATGGCTACGAAACCACGGTATAGGCGTAATGCGTCTATTGCGGCGAAAGCGGGCGGGGCTCGATTGAAGTTCATTCCCCTGGGAGGGCTGGGGGAGATCGGCAAGAATATGTACGCCCTCGAATACGGTGACGATATTGTCGTTATCGACTGTGGATTGATGTTTCCCGATCAGGAACTGCCGGGGATTGATTTTATCGTGCCGGATATTTCATACCTGGAGGCCAATCGAGAGAAGATATTGGGCATCTTTTTAACCCACGGACACGAAGACCACACGGGCGGGCTGCCTTTTGTGCTCCAGAGACTTGACATCCCCATTTATGGAACGCGCCTGACTTTGGGGCTGGTGGGGAATAAGTTACGCGAAGACCTGCCTTTTTTGGAACCTCGCATGGAGGAGATCAAGGCGGGGGACGTGATGGAAATCGGTCCTTTCAATATACGCTTCATCGCGGTCAGCCACTCCATACCCGATTGTGTCGCTCTCTCCATTGAGACACCGCTGGGACGGGTGATTCACACCGGCGACTTCAAGCTGGACTCTACTCCCATCGACGGACGTATCACAGACTATGGAGCTTTCGCCGAGGAAGGGGACAAGGGTGTGCTTCTGTTGCTCTCCGACTCGACGAACGCCGAGCGCAAGGGATTTACACCCTCGGAGCGCCTGATCGGGGGAACTTTGGACCACCTCTACAGGAACTACAGGACGAGGCGCCTCATCATCTCCTCCTTCGCTAGCAACGTTCACCGCATCCAGCAGGTTGTGGACGGAGCGGCCCGTTTCAACCGCAAAATCGCGTTTCTGGGGCGCAGTATGGTCCGAAACGTGGAGCTGGCAAAAAACTTGGGCTATTTGCGGATAGAAGAAAAGATGATCCTTCCCGTGGAGGACATAGGGAAGGTCCCGGAAAATCAACTGGTGGTGATGACCACGGGCAGCCAGGGCGAGCCTTTTTCGGGACTAGTGATGATGAGTCGGGGCGAGCACAAACAGATTTCCCTGGGCGAACGAGACGCCGTGTTTTTTCTGGCTTCGATCATTCCGGGCAACGAGAAACTGGTCAACAACACGATCAACAGGTTATTTTCTATCGGGTGCGAGGTTGTCTATGAAGCAGACAAGATGACTCATGTATCTGGACACGCCTCAGCGGAGGAACTGAAGATCGTGCTGAACTTGGTGCGACCCCAATATTTCGCTCCCATTCACGGAGAGTACCGCCATCTGGTGCGTCATTCCCAACTGGCTCAAGATGTGGGGATACCGAGTCGAAATATCTTTATTATGACCAACGGCGACGTCTTGAGCTTTCAGAAGGGAGCGCGCCCCAGCACCAAGGATCGAGTGCAAGCCGGAGCCGTGGTGATCGACGGGAATGCCGTGGGAGAAATTAAAGGGCGCGTCATGAAAGAGCGCCGAGAGCTGGCGGAAGATGGCATCATCGCCGTCTCGCTAGCCATTGGGCGGAATGGGAACCTTTTGGCTCCTATTGTCGTGGAAAGTCGTGGATGTTTTGTTCAAGACGAAGAAAGCGACATTTTGGACGAAATCCAGGCCGTGTCGGAAAGGGTTCTAAAGGAGTTCACGGGTAGCCACAAAATCGATGTAGAGTCTTTGAGCAAGGGAATTAAGAACCGGGTCCGCGATGTGCTGAGACGCCGTAACGCCTCCTATGCCGTGATCATGCCCATGATCTCCGTCGTTGGCGAGGAACGGAACGCCGGAAACTGGCTTGAAAAAGAGTTTTTTTAA
- a CDS encoding DUF5693 family protein, with protein MFLKGSKIFRVTSGVLTVGLLVAVGVCAGIGLLPRLELERDNRDVAIVVDYRDITPLAEDEGIPTKEALGFLKGKGVGGLMVKEFTIDDVLYDVGPDLEGLNTGVELGIPIFYRVAPAQTWQLRQSLETTERVLSQFAKYPGAIIVAPAGEIAAGYPDMTPLASLLKKYHVPVAQIEFSRQWGATQLNWLSYPNLIALHSVANDEVTIRRIDRATLYERLVRSAVERSVRLLVLRPAVSGNVKSSLENFGSEIQRLAEDLRSRGFQTGWPKPVFADRAGWTINGFSALACSLVFLLSGVLYVRRMAGYRGDLMPINAIAFVGCACVLALVVWKVGVVARLVGAFSAALVVTEASLMAMDDPCHPWRSFARGVCFAVISGLAIAALFSEPVYMLRLRSFSGVKLTLALPPLLVLLHDMRRRVHSESLSEFLSRPPLWGELALGVALLMVLVLALFRSDNVHFIPGFEAQIRNNLERFLVARPRNKEVFMGYPCLVLYAFAAKWGLWTRYREILRVGVALGFSSVVNSFCHYHTPLFFILLREFHGLWLGVLLGVFATFGLKYFLLPLWQRLRFLTE; from the coding sequence ATGTTTTTGAAAGGTTCCAAAATTTTTCGAGTAACGTCCGGTGTTTTAACGGTAGGTCTTCTGGTCGCCGTTGGGGTTTGTGCAGGGATCGGCTTGTTGCCCCGTCTGGAACTGGAACGTGACAACCGAGACGTGGCGATTGTCGTGGATTACCGCGACATCACGCCCTTGGCTGAGGACGAAGGAATCCCCACGAAAGAGGCTCTCGGCTTCCTCAAGGGTAAAGGGGTCGGGGGCTTGATGGTCAAGGAGTTCACGATCGACGATGTTCTCTATGACGTGGGTCCTGACTTGGAGGGCCTGAATACGGGGGTGGAATTGGGAATACCCATATTTTATCGGGTCGCCCCCGCTCAGACCTGGCAATTGCGGCAGTCCCTGGAGACAACGGAGCGAGTGCTCTCTCAGTTTGCCAAATACCCAGGAGCCATAATTGTGGCTCCGGCTGGGGAAATCGCGGCGGGTTACCCCGACATGACCCCTCTGGCCTCCCTCTTGAAAAAATATCATGTTCCGGTGGCGCAGATCGAGTTTTCTCGCCAGTGGGGCGCGACGCAGCTCAATTGGCTGTCCTATCCCAACCTTATCGCATTGCACAGCGTGGCCAACGACGAGGTGACTATCCGCAGAATCGACAGAGCGACCCTTTACGAGCGCCTCGTCCGCTCCGCGGTGGAGCGCTCCGTGCGTCTTCTGGTTCTGCGCCCCGCCGTATCCGGCAACGTGAAATCTTCACTGGAGAACTTCGGCTCGGAAATCCAGCGCCTCGCTGAGGATCTGAGATCCCGAGGATTCCAGACAGGATGGCCGAAGCCCGTCTTCGCCGACCGCGCCGGGTGGACTATAAACGGTTTTTCGGCTCTGGCCTGTTCGTTGGTTTTCCTGTTGTCTGGAGTTCTCTACGTGAGGCGTATGGCAGGTTATCGAGGGGACCTCATGCCCATTAACGCTATCGCTTTCGTAGGTTGCGCCTGCGTCTTGGCCCTAGTTGTTTGGAAGGTGGGTGTCGTCGCTCGGCTGGTCGGGGCTTTCTCCGCCGCACTGGTGGTGACCGAGGCTTCTTTGATGGCTATGGACGATCCCTGCCATCCTTGGCGCTCGTTTGCCAGGGGCGTTTGCTTTGCCGTGATTTCAGGGTTGGCCATTGCCGCCCTTTTCAGCGAGCCCGTCTACATGCTACGCCTCCGGTCTTTTTCAGGGGTAAAGCTCACCCTGGCCCTTCCTCCGCTTTTGGTGCTGCTTCACGACATGCGTAGGCGCGTTCACTCGGAGTCTTTGTCGGAGTTTCTTTCTCGGCCACCTCTTTGGGGTGAGTTGGCCCTGGGGGTGGCCTTGCTGATGGTTCTGGTGTTGGCCCTTTTCCGCAGCGACAACGTTCACTTTATCCCCGGCTTCGAGGCTCAGATCCGCAACAACTTGGAGCGCTTTCTGGTGGCCCGTCCCCGCAACAAAGAGGTTTTTATGGGCTACCCTTGTCTTGTGCTTTACGCTTTTGCCGCAAAGTGGGGGCTCTGGACGCGCTATCGGGAAATTTTGCGGGTGGGAGTGGCTTTAGGTTTTTCCTCCGTGGTGAACAGTTTCTGTCATTATCACACTCCTTTATTTTTCATTCTACTGCGGGAGTTTCATGGCTTATGGCTGGGGGTACTCCTGGGTGTCTTCGCGACCTTTGGCCTAAAATATTTTCTGTTGCCGCTGTGGCAAAGGCTCCGGTTTCTGACGGAGTAA
- a CDS encoding SurA N-terminal domain-containing protein: MRHLRTQMRWIMLVIVLAFLLSTFLMYDSGSRRGDGTSPGQMRDYVVADVNGRRLMRSELEEQVRLYLEDIGTRELESTDLPFVYRAALDRYAVELQMAQEVQDSGIAISDADAEQAMKDYADQYFPTREAFYQFLERSGVTVEDYKKNFAQQMANQQMIQESIGTVMVSEDETVEFYESTKNIFFRNPGGFNVNLANFASQDEAERVRDLLLDGEPWEAATSADLVSSLRTIRVTADSFVPDSAFDGYFSPMKPLKVGAISPVFEVASDDFVVGVKNEAVEEKITSYEEVSADLRAILQQQKEREALNNFSQGLLSRARVVIRDPDLFPPTQEEVLPVAEVLQASQDVSLTPDEVSQDVSSLDEFLSSFDVSPALVSGD, encoded by the coding sequence ATGCGTCATTTGAGAACGCAGATGCGTTGGATTATGCTTGTTATTGTCCTGGCGTTTCTCCTCTCCACGTTTCTGATGTACGACTCCGGATCTCGCCGAGGAGACGGAACCTCTCCCGGCCAAATGAGGGACTATGTTGTGGCCGACGTAAACGGCAGAAGGCTGATGCGTTCCGAGCTGGAGGAGCAAGTTCGGCTGTATTTGGAGGATATAGGAACCAGAGAACTGGAGTCAACGGATCTGCCTTTTGTTTACCGGGCTGCTCTTGACCGGTACGCCGTGGAGTTACAGATGGCCCAAGAGGTTCAAGACAGCGGTATCGCCATCTCCGACGCGGACGCGGAACAGGCGATGAAGGACTACGCAGATCAGTATTTTCCAACGCGTGAGGCATTTTACCAGTTCCTCGAACGTTCTGGCGTCACAGTAGAGGACTACAAGAAAAACTTTGCCCAGCAAATGGCGAACCAGCAGATGATCCAGGAGTCTATTGGTACGGTTATGGTCAGCGAGGATGAGACGGTGGAGTTTTACGAAAGCACGAAAAACATTTTCTTCAGAAATCCCGGCGGCTTTAATGTCAACTTGGCGAACTTTGCTTCTCAGGACGAAGCCGAGCGTGTGAGGGACCTTTTGCTTGATGGCGAACCCTGGGAAGCAGCCACATCCGCTGATTTGGTTTCCTCGTTGCGAACCATCCGAGTAACGGCGGATTCTTTTGTTCCTGATTCTGCTTTTGACGGTTATTTTTCGCCGATGAAACCTCTCAAAGTGGGAGCGATTAGTCCCGTCTTTGAGGTCGCTAGCGACGACTTCGTGGTGGGTGTCAAGAACGAGGCTGTCGAGGAAAAGATAACCTCTTACGAAGAAGTCAGCGCGGACCTCCGCGCGATTTTGCAACAGCAAAAAGAACGCGAAGCTCTGAACAACTTCAGTCAGGGACTTCTTAGCAGAGCACGGGTGGTGATTCGAGATCCCGACCTCTTCCCCCCCACACAAGAAGAAGTATTGCCCGTGGCAGAGGTTCTCCAGGCGTCACAGGACGTATCCTTGACGCCGGACGAAGTGTCGCAGGACGTATCGTCTCTTGACGAGTTCTTGTCCTCTTTTGACGTCTCGCCCGCGTTGGTCAGCGGCGATTAA
- the csaB gene encoding polysaccharide pyruvyl transferase CsaB, producing MKRRYRVALSGYYGFGNLGDELLAEAAVAALLRCGVERSQIVLLSNDPEGSRRRLGTDAVDRWSLRRVCRVLSQSDTLLLGGGGLFQDVTSLRSCVYYWGLVRIARLAGAVPWALGQSVGPLVTRWGRWLAWDALRLCPVAQVRDEPSRLLCENLGLFVEVGHDLTFSVDAVASASALASMRDRFVATTTRPRLVVNLRSGDMARSFADAVSTYARVSALEVWGLAFSEEDEVLMRRFAREGYFPLLRVERATTLSEVLDVLRGVRAAAGMRLHFAILAAAAQVPLVVAPYDPKVEAFAADRQIPLWREGLLPQPLMPLPSSLSSDFLREEIDTLCRRMLA from the coding sequence GTGAAACGGCGTTATCGAGTCGCCCTGAGCGGCTACTACGGTTTCGGTAACCTGGGCGACGAGCTTTTAGCTGAGGCCGCGGTTGCCGCTCTTTTGCGCTGTGGGGTTGAGAGGAGCCAGATCGTGCTGCTCTCCAATGACCCAGAGGGTTCGCGCCGGCGTCTGGGGACGGACGCAGTGGATCGCTGGAGTCTAAGACGAGTTTGTCGCGTGCTGAGTCAAAGCGATACGCTTTTACTGGGAGGCGGAGGGCTGTTTCAAGACGTGACCAGCCTGCGCTCCTGTGTCTACTATTGGGGGTTGGTAAGGATAGCGCGTTTAGCGGGGGCTGTACCCTGGGCTTTGGGACAGTCGGTAGGCCCTCTTGTGACGCGCTGGGGTCGATGGCTGGCGTGGGACGCTCTAAGGCTTTGTCCTGTGGCGCAGGTTCGTGATGAACCCTCTCGGTTGCTTTGCGAAAATCTAGGGCTCTTCGTGGAGGTCGGTCACGATCTAACTTTTTCTGTGGATGCCGTGGCTTCGGCTTCGGCTTTGGCTTCGATGAGGGATCGGTTTGTGGCGACAACGACCAGACCGAGGCTGGTGGTGAATCTGCGTTCCGGGGATATGGCCCGGTCTTTTGCCGACGCGGTTTCGACTTATGCGCGGGTTTCCGCCCTGGAAGTGTGGGGGCTTGCCTTTTCAGAGGAAGACGAGGTTTTAATGCGCCGTTTTGCGCGAGAGGGATATTTTCCCCTTTTAAGAGTAGAGCGGGCTACGACTCTTTCGGAAGTTTTGGATGTCCTTCGCGGGGTGAGGGCCGCCGCGGGAATGAGACTACATTTCGCGATCCTTGCGGCGGCGGCACAAGTTCCCCTGGTGGTCGCGCCCTACGATCCAAAAGTCGAGGCCTTCGCCGCGGACCGGCAAATTCCCCTTTGGCGGGAAGGTCTTCTTCCCCAGCCTCTGATGCCTCTTCCTTCTTCCCTCTCCTCGGATTTCCTTCGAGAAGAAATCGACACCCTTTGCCGAAGGATGCTCGCATGA
- the dnaG gene encoding DNA primase, giving the protein MGSYFVSLFLRYCERVKSVANDDVKRIKDRLDILEVVGDKVRLHRSGRGYMGLCPFHDEKTPSFHVSQEKQNYHCYGCGKGGDVFSFVMEAEGLEFRQALELLAERAGVKLTPLEGVGNKRASGNLHEVMEIAGKSFRALLTAPEGEVARSYLIRRDISLDLASRFELGWSGSSWDHIWRLLQNERVSAQEALDAGLILESQRGGFYDRFRGRVIFPIHDVSGRLIAFGGRVVDGEGAKYINSPEGTLYSKRRNLYLLHVAKNTIREKRRAILVEGYMDALRLHIHGYTESVASLGTSLTEEQAKLLKRFSSRCYICYDSDAAGQEAAIKGMYTLQNYELDVYVISLPKGKDPDELLNSEGGKELFEAALTGARPLVLQHLHTVRALLDDPVARRGGVQSLFEGLSQLHPTIISPYVPQVAAAMGFYPDQFWREWELFRRRSRTGARVPKESDPEKGRVVRKNERTLYDPLEAALCALLWRDEEYRRSSRPEEILSLLADSRVKEIALAILMESPHELETRWHTMNERFPLAFIARGDSFCEELEFARDPDPWRAVCEALKRKRAQERLSYLDERMKRHEATFEEMAEFQRIATQLKSGKRAKTHV; this is encoded by the coding sequence ATGGGCTCTTATTTTGTTTCCCTATTTTTGAGGTACTGTGAGCGGGTGAAGAGCGTGGCGAACGACGACGTCAAAAGAATCAAGGACCGACTGGATATTTTAGAGGTTGTGGGGGACAAGGTGCGTCTTCACCGATCCGGCCGGGGTTATATGGGCCTTTGCCCCTTTCACGACGAGAAAACCCCTTCTTTTCACGTTTCTCAGGAAAAACAGAACTATCATTGTTATGGTTGCGGCAAAGGAGGCGACGTTTTTTCCTTCGTCATGGAGGCGGAGGGGTTGGAGTTTCGCCAGGCCCTCGAACTCCTAGCCGAGCGGGCAGGGGTTAAGCTGACCCCCTTGGAAGGCGTTGGAAATAAACGCGCCTCCGGCAACCTACACGAGGTCATGGAGATCGCGGGCAAGTCTTTTCGCGCGTTATTGACCGCTCCCGAGGGAGAGGTGGCGCGATCTTACCTGATTCGGCGCGATATTTCGCTCGACTTGGCCTCGCGCTTCGAGCTGGGTTGGAGCGGCAGCTCTTGGGATCACATCTGGCGTTTGCTCCAGAACGAGCGCGTTTCAGCCCAGGAGGCTTTGGACGCCGGGCTCATACTGGAATCTCAGCGGGGTGGGTTTTATGATCGTTTCCGTGGCAGGGTGATCTTTCCCATCCACGACGTGTCGGGGCGTTTGATCGCCTTCGGTGGACGCGTCGTGGACGGAGAAGGGGCCAAGTACATCAACAGTCCTGAGGGCACGCTTTACAGCAAACGCCGCAATCTCTACTTGTTGCACGTGGCCAAGAACACCATTCGGGAAAAGCGGCGCGCGATTTTGGTGGAGGGTTACATGGACGCCCTGCGGCTGCACATTCACGGCTACACCGAGTCCGTCGCTTCTCTGGGCACGTCCCTCACCGAGGAGCAGGCGAAGCTCCTGAAGCGCTTCAGCAGCCGATGCTACATTTGTTACGATAGCGACGCGGCGGGACAGGAAGCGGCAATCAAGGGAATGTACACGTTGCAGAATTACGAACTCGACGTTTACGTCATCTCCTTGCCCAAGGGAAAGGACCCCGACGAGCTGCTAAACTCGGAAGGTGGAAAGGAACTGTTCGAGGCGGCGTTGACGGGAGCGCGTCCGCTGGTTCTACAACATCTGCACACGGTACGGGCTTTGCTTGACGATCCCGTAGCGCGGCGGGGAGGAGTGCAATCTTTATTCGAGGGACTATCCCAGCTTCATCCCACGATAATCTCGCCCTATGTCCCGCAAGTAGCCGCGGCTATGGGGTTCTACCCCGACCAATTCTGGCGCGAGTGGGAGCTTTTCCGGCGTCGCAGCAGGACGGGAGCGCGTGTCCCAAAAGAGAGCGACCCAGAAAAAGGCCGTGTTGTGAGGAAAAACGAACGGACTCTTTACGATCCCCTTGAAGCGGCGCTTTGCGCGCTACTTTGGCGAGATGAAGAGTACCGCCGGTCTTCCCGTCCCGAGGAGATCTTGTCCCTTCTTGCGGACTCCCGCGTCAAGGAAATTGCGTTGGCTATCTTGATGGAATCGCCTCATGAGTTGGAAACACGGTGGCACACTATGAACGAGCGTTTTCCTTTGGCCTTCATCGCTCGAGGGGATTCGTTTTGCGAGGAGCTGGAGTTTGCGCGGGACCCCGACCCCTGGAGAGCCGTCTGCGAGGCTCTGAAGCGCAAGCGGGCGCAAGAACGATTGAGCTATCTAGACGAACGGATGAAACGTCATGAGGCCACCTTCGAGGAAATGGCGGAGTTCCAGAGGATCGCAACTCAACTCAAAAGCGGCAAAAGAGCGAAGACGCACGTCTGA
- a CDS encoding Maf family protein: MSSHLDLDILDSLDSLDNIDILLASGSPRRRELLKELGWKFRVAVPQVDESPLPGESPDKLCLRLAATKAQAVAKTNAAAAMNEKLMNENLMLMNENLMNENLLIIAADTVVVVDGDVLGKPRNEEESLKMIERLQGRTHEVLTGLGVRWKGRATSALERTWVCFRPLNEAAMRAYVKTGEGLDKAGAYAIQGKGALLVSSIEGDYFNVVGLPLCRLAAMLEALGLDLPRLWRMGRRCF, translated from the coding sequence ATGAGTTCTCACCTTGATCTGGATATTTTAGATAGTTTGGATAGTTTGGATAATATCGATATTCTCCTGGCCTCTGGAAGCCCCAGAAGGCGCGAGCTTTTGAAAGAACTGGGTTGGAAATTCCGAGTGGCGGTTCCCCAGGTGGACGAAAGCCCTCTTCCCGGAGAATCCCCTGATAAACTTTGTTTGCGTTTGGCGGCGACCAAGGCCCAAGCAGTGGCAAAAACTAACGCGGCTGCCGCCATGAATGAAAAGCTTATGAATGAAAACCTCATGCTCATGAATGAAAACCTCATGAATGAAAACCTCCTCATTATCGCGGCCGACACGGTTGTTGTTGTGGATGGGGACGTTTTGGGAAAGCCCCGTAACGAAGAGGAAAGTTTGAAAATGATCGAACGCCTTCAAGGGCGGACCCACGAGGTCTTGACAGGACTCGGGGTGCGATGGAAGGGGCGCGCCACGAGCGCTTTAGAGCGGACCTGGGTCTGCTTTCGCCCCTTGAATGAGGCAGCCATGCGCGCCTATGTGAAGACGGGAGAGGGGTTGGACAAGGCGGGGGCTTACGCCATCCAAGGCAAGGGGGCTTTGCTTGTCTCGTCGATAGAAGGGGATTATTTCAACGTAGTGGGTTTGCCGCTGTGCAGGCTTGCCGCGATGCTGGAGGCGCTGGGACTAGATTTGCCTCGGCTTTGGAGGATGGGAAGAAGATGTTTTTGA
- a CDS encoding undecaprenyl-diphosphate phosphatase has product MDFTWQGAWRTLILGVVQGVTEFLPVSSSGHLALLQTFFESPTDNLLAFDLFLHCATVLAVLIFFRKDVAMILKQWCGGFFLEKDRAREGWRYGWLILAGTAITGIVALPLEKAVETAMSSYLAVGAGLLVTAGLLCVVPLAPEGRKEISLKKVLLVGLVQGLAVFPGISRSGSTIAVALFLGLGASEAFRLSFLMSIPVILGASLLEGVKILRDPLLSLPEGWVWAVIAAFALGCLSLAFLRRLVLSGRWAYFGIYCFLLGVMAIVTAITGNF; this is encoded by the coding sequence ATGGATTTTACTTGGCAAGGCGCGTGGAGGACGTTGATCCTCGGCGTTGTTCAAGGCGTGACGGAGTTTTTACCGGTGAGCAGTTCGGGGCATTTGGCCCTATTGCAGACTTTTTTCGAGTCACCCACCGACAACCTTTTGGCCTTCGACCTCTTCCTCCACTGCGCTACGGTGTTGGCTGTTCTGATTTTTTTTCGAAAAGATGTGGCCATGATTCTGAAACAATGGTGCGGAGGGTTCTTTTTGGAGAAGGATCGCGCTAGGGAAGGTTGGCGCTATGGTTGGTTGATCTTGGCGGGGACGGCAATTACGGGCATCGTAGCGCTGCCCTTGGAAAAGGCGGTGGAGACGGCGATGTCCTCTTATCTTGCCGTGGGCGCCGGGTTGTTGGTGACAGCGGGGCTTTTGTGCGTAGTCCCGCTCGCTCCGGAGGGACGGAAAGAAATTTCTCTCAAGAAGGTCCTTCTCGTGGGGTTGGTGCAAGGACTAGCTGTTTTTCCAGGAATTTCTCGGTCGGGATCCACGATTGCCGTGGCCTTGTTTTTGGGATTGGGCGCCTCGGAGGCATTTCGTTTGTCTTTTTTGATGTCCATTCCCGTGATCTTGGGCGCCAGCCTTTTGGAAGGTGTCAAGATCTTGCGCGATCCCCTCTTGAGTTTGCCGGAAGGCTGGGTTTGGGCCGTCATTGCCGCCTTCGCGCTGGGCTGTCTTTCTCTGGCGTTTCTACGTCGGTTAGTCTTGTCAGGTCGGTGGGCTTATTTCGGCATCTACTGTTTTCTCCTGGGTGTGATGGCCATCGTGACCGCTATAACGGGAAACTTTTAG